A section of the Salmo salar chromosome ssa05, Ssal_v3.1, whole genome shotgun sequence genome encodes:
- the LOC106606012 gene encoding protein phosphatase 1 regulatory subunit 35 isoform X1 encodes MTRVGPLQQCPLAGCSDPDIRLVPLPAPVPLVPASLLRCPELDLSLPLSPDPPRPNPASLLRGRRHRQVRFASEEPVVVTVIAEPSKDPPPWQCPGHSSSYSKGKRLHGGDLRWRARSATNEEAPCEERGGSLPEGAELNTTLALRAELDNVAGAEFNSQKAVQEQLQKSDRTKNSISARATEGVNVPPSQHLYRALVSVNVEEEELISQALRDRLQLVSPKCSHGNKKEDSPDLQVFFRGDLLREKPLLPGDEITIPRPQPIPRPADTTFDLYHRHTCWEAGP; translated from the exons ATGACCAGAGTAGGTCCCCTGCAGCAGTGTCCTCTAGCAGGGTGCAGTGACCCAGACATCCGGCTGGTCCCCCTGCCTGCCCCGGTGCCCCTTGTCCCCGCTAGCCTCCTGCGGTGCCCGGAACTggacctgtctctccccctcagccCAGACCCGCCACGGCCCAACCCGGCTAGCCTGCTGAGAGGACGCAGGCACCGGCAG GTGCGATTTGCCTCTGAGGAGCCTGTGGTTGTCACGGTGATAGCAGAACCTAGCAAAGACCCTCCACCTTGGCAATGCCCTGGACATTCCAGCAGTTACTCAAAGGGGAAAAGACTCCATG GTGGAGATCTGCGTTGGAGGGCAAGGTCAGCAACCAATGAGGAGGCTCCCTGTGAGGAGAGGGGTGGCAGCCTCCCTGAAGGGGCGGAGTTAAATACTACTCTGGCTCTGAGGGCTGAGCTAGATAACGTGGCAGGGGCAGAGTTTAACTCCCAGAAGGCCGTGCAGGAGCAACTACAGAAGTCAGACAGAACCAAGAACAGCATCAGCGCCCGGGCTACGGAGG gggtgAACGTCCCTCCATCCCAGCACCTCTACAGGGCATTGGTCAGTgtgaatgtggaggaggaggagcttaTCAGCCAGGCTCTACGTGACAGGCTTCAGCTGGTCTCGCCCAAATGCAGCCATGGCAACAAG aaaGAGGACAGTCCTGACCTGCAGGTTTTCTTCAGGGGGGATCTGCTGAGAGAGAAGCCCCTCCTACCAGGGGACGAGATTACCATACCACGCCCCCAGCCCATCCCACGCCCCGCAGACACAACCTTCGACCTCTACCACAGACACACATGCTGGGAGGCtggaccctga
- the LOC106606012 gene encoding protein phosphatase 1 regulatory subunit 35 isoform X2 — protein MTRVGPLQQCPLAGCSDPDIRLVPLPAPVPLVPASLLRCPELDLSLPLSPDPPRPNPASLLRGRRHRQVRFASEEPVVVTVIAEPSKDPPPWQCPGHSSSYSKGKRLHGGDLRWRARSATNEEAPCEERGGSLPEGAELNTTLALRAELDNVAGAEFNSQKAVQEQLQKSDRTKNSISARATEGVNVPPSQHLYRALVSVNVEEEELISQALRDRLQLVSPKCSHGNKAGPSH, from the exons ATGACCAGAGTAGGTCCCCTGCAGCAGTGTCCTCTAGCAGGGTGCAGTGACCCAGACATCCGGCTGGTCCCCCTGCCTGCCCCGGTGCCCCTTGTCCCCGCTAGCCTCCTGCGGTGCCCGGAACTggacctgtctctccccctcagccCAGACCCGCCACGGCCCAACCCGGCTAGCCTGCTGAGAGGACGCAGGCACCGGCAG GTGCGATTTGCCTCTGAGGAGCCTGTGGTTGTCACGGTGATAGCAGAACCTAGCAAAGACCCTCCACCTTGGCAATGCCCTGGACATTCCAGCAGTTACTCAAAGGGGAAAAGACTCCATG GTGGAGATCTGCGTTGGAGGGCAAGGTCAGCAACCAATGAGGAGGCTCCCTGTGAGGAGAGGGGTGGCAGCCTCCCTGAAGGGGCGGAGTTAAATACTACTCTGGCTCTGAGGGCTGAGCTAGATAACGTGGCAGGGGCAGAGTTTAACTCCCAGAAGGCCGTGCAGGAGCAACTACAGAAGTCAGACAGAACCAAGAACAGCATCAGCGCCCGGGCTACGGAGG gggtgAACGTCCCTCCATCCCAGCACCTCTACAGGGCATTGGTCAGTgtgaatgtggaggaggaggagcttaTCAGCCAGGCTCTACGTGACAGGCTTCAGCTGGTCTCGCCCAAATGCAGCCATGGCAACAAGGCAGGTCCCTCTCACTGA
- the LOC106606011 gene encoding mediator of RNA polymerase II transcription subunit 15, producing MRNQTSVTMEIPQHFRTATKPQRQTTTQPQPQLQTTTQPQLQTTTQPQPQTTTQPQPQTTTQPQPQTNTQPQPQPQTTTQPQHQQQTTIQPQCQLQTTTQPQPQPQTSTQPQTTTQPEHQPQTTSKSQPQPQTQTTTQPQHQHQTMAPLPSWSLCLKGTPSVQNAEAAFLSLLLFCHSGSSSSKIAIDNKIEQAMDLVKSHLMLAVREEMELLRKRINQLSERNAQLERENYILRALRDRQRH from the exons ATGAGGAACCAAACATCTGTCACCATGGAGATTCCACAACACTTTAGGACCGCAACTAAACCTCAACGACAGACCACTACTCAACCCCAACCTCAACTCCAGACCACTACTCAACCCCAACTCCAGACCACTACTCAACCCCAACCCCAGACCACTACTCAACCCCAACCCCAGACCACTACTCAACCCCAACCACAGACCAATACTCAACCCCAACCTCAACCGCAGACCACTACTCAACCCCAACATCAACAGCAGACCACTATTCAACCCCAATGTCAACTCCAGACCACTACTCAACCCCAACCTCAACCGCAGACCTCTACTCAACCCCAGACCACTACTCAACCCGAACATCAACCCCAGACTACTTCTAAGTCTCAACCTCAACCCCAGACCCAGACCACTACTCAACCCCAACATCAACACCAGACCATGGCCCCGCTCCCTTCCTGGTCGCTGTGTCTGAAGGGTACACCTTCTGTCCAGAACGCTGAGGCAGCCTTCCTGTCCCTGCTGCTCTTCTGCCACAG tggcTCCAGTAGCAGTAAGATTGCAATTGACAACAAGATTGAGCAAGCCATG GACTTGGTGAAGAGCCACCTGATGCTGGctgtgagagaggagatggagctaCTGAGGAAGCGGATCAACCAGCTGTCAGAGAGGAACGcccagctggagagagagaactacaTACTGAGagcactgagagacagacagagacactaa
- the LOC106606010 gene encoding ictacalcin translates to MSQVQQAMALLIAAFHKYSGKEGDKTTLSKGELKDLLNAELGEIMGKNTDQAKVDKIFKDLDANSDGSVDFQEYVTLVACLTMMCNEFFTKK, encoded by the exons ATGTCACAGGTCCAGCAGGCTATGGCATTGCTCATCGCAGCCTTCCACAAGTACTCTGGCAAGGAGGGCGACAAGACGACCCTGAGCAAGGGAGAACTCAAAGATCTGCTCAACGCTGAGCTTGGAGAGATCATGGGG AAAAACACTGACCAGGCAAAGGTTGACAAGATCTTCAAAGATCTGGACGCTAACTCAGATGGCAGTGTGGACTTCCAGGAGTACGTCACACTGGTGGCCTGCCTCACCATGATGTGCAATGAGTTCTTCACCAAGaagtga